The following coding sequences lie in one Mycobacterium sp. DL440 genomic window:
- a CDS encoding type I polyketide synthase, giving the protein MTIYEHDRVSAGRNDDSGSDNRQADSTHALVDRLSAGEPYAVAFGGQGSAWLETLEELVSSAGIEAELATLAGEAELLLEPVAAELVVVRPIGFEPLQWVRALAAEEPVPSDKQLTSAAVSVPGVLLTQIAAVRALARQGMDLAATPPVAVAGHSQGVLGVEALAAKGAKDVQLLALAQLIGAAGTLVARRRGITVLGDRPPMVSVTNAEPERIYELLEEFSQDVRTVLPPVLSIRNGRRSVVITGTPEQLSRFELYCNQIAEKEEAERKSKVRGGAVFAPVFDPVQVEVGFHTPRLADGVDIVARWAEAVGIDVELAREMTEAILVSQVDWVDEITELHEAGARWILDLGPGDILTRLTAPVVRGLGIGIVPAATRGGQRNLFTIGAVPEVARPWSSYAPTVVSLPDGSVKLSTKFTRLTGRSPILLAGMTPTTVDAKIVAAAANAGHWAELAGGGQVTEPIFNDRIAELGELLEPGRAIQFNSLFLDPYLWKLQVGGKRLVQRARQSGAPIDGLVVTAGIPDLEEAVELIGELNDLGISHVVFKPGTVEQIRSVIRIAAEVPTKPVIAHIEGGRAGGHHSWEDLDDLLLATYSELRSRSNITICVGGGIGTPERSTEYLSGRWSAAHGYPLMPVDGILVGTAAMATLEATTSPAVKQLLVDTKGTDTWVGAGKAVNGMASGRSQLGADIHEIDNTASRCGRLLDEVAGDADAVAARRDEIIAAMANTAKPYFGDVAEMTYLQWLRRYVELSIGDGNSTADSRRGDSPWLDITWRDRFEQMLKRAEARLHAQDFGPIETLFDAAGDGEALLEDPKAALTALVSAYPDVASVQLHPADVPFFIELCKTLGKPVNFVPVIDKDVRRWWRSDSLWQAHDARYTADQVCVIPGTEAVAGITRVDEPVGELLDRFEQAAVDQVLAAGAQPQAVLSRRHGRDDVTGPLAVLLDAPDVLWAGRTSVNPVHRIAPASEWQVNENRSATNPSTGARLEVADDRHVVLSVPLSGTWIEIRFTLTDAIRSGGAPVVEVADAATAMRSVLAIAAGVDGPDALPPVVDGTATVSVVWNPEQVADHTGVTATFGAPLAPTLTVVPDALVGRCWPAVFAAIGSAATDSGFPVVEGLLSLVHLDHAAHLLAALPTELAELTVTATASAAHDTEVGRVVPVSVVVRSADGTELAKLEERFAIRGRTGGAELTDPVRAGGAISDNATDTPRRRRRDVTIGAPVDMRPFAVVSGDHNPIHTDRAAALLAGLESPIVHGMWLSAAAQHVVTATDGKPIPPAKLVGWTARFLGMVKPGDEVDFRVDRVGIDVGAEVVEVQARIGSELVMAATARLAAPKTVYAFPGQGIQSKGMGMEVRARSKAARKVWDKADKFTRETLGFSVLHVVRDNPTSLIASGVHYEHPEGVLYLTQFTQVAMATTAAAQVAEMREQGAFVEGAIACGHSVGEYTALACVSGVIELEGLLEAVFHRGSKMHDIVPRDERGRSNYRLAAIRPSQIDLADEDVEDFVAQIAANTGEFLQIVNFNLRGSQYAIAGTVRGLEALEEEVERRREISGGKRSFILVPGIDVPFHSSVLRVGVDDFRRSLERVLPRDRDPELVVGRYVPNLVPRPFTLDRDFIQEIRDLVPAEPLDEILADYDTWRNEKPSELMRKVVIELLAWQFASPVRWIETQDLLFIEEAAGGLGVERFVEIGVKNAPTVAGLATNTLKLPEFAHSTVEVLNAERDAAVLFASDTDPEPEPELEEAPTESSAEAAPAAAAAPAPAAAPAAPSGGPRPEDIGFDAADATVGLIALSAKMRIDQIEGLDSIESITDGASSRRNQLLVDLGSELNLGAIDGAAEADLGALKGQVSKLARTYKPFGPVLSDAINDQLRTVFGPSGKRPAYIAERVSKTWELGPGWAKHVTVEVALGTREGSSVRGGDLGALHAGALATAADVDKVIDAAVVAVGARQGVPVSLPSAGGAGGGGVVDSAALNEFAEKVTGPDGVLASAARLVLGQLGLDTPVGVSEASTDAELIDLVTTELGSDWPRLVAPAFDGKKAVVFDDRWASAREDLVKLWLADEGEIDADWQRLSERFEGAGHVVATQANWWQGKALAAGRTIHASLFGRIAAGAENPGKGRYTNEVAVVTGASKGSIASSVVGQLLDGGATVIATTSRLDDDRLAFYKKLYRENARFGATLWVVPANMASYSDIDKLVEWVGSEQIESLGPQSIHLKDAQTPTLLFPFAAPRVAGDLSEAGSRSEMEMKVLLWAVQRLIGGLSTIGAERDIASRLHVVLPGSPNRGMFGGDGAYGESKSALDALVNRWSAESSWAERVSLAHALIGWTKGTGLMGHNDAIVSAVEEAGVTTYSSAQMAAMLLNLCTVESKVAAANAPIKADLTGGLGDIKIDMAELAAKAREDMSSAAAESEEEEVGVLAALPSPPRGHNPAPAPEWADLDVDPADLVVIVGGAELGPYGSSRTRFEMEVSGELSAAGVLELAWTTGLVKWEDDPKAGWYDAETGELVPESEIVERYHDAVVERCGIREFVDDGAIDPDHASPLLVSVFLDKDFSFVVSSEADARAFVSFDPEHTVARPVPDSGDWQVIRKAGTEIRVPRKTKLSRTVGAQIPTGFDPTVWGITPDMANSIDRVALWNIVATVDAFLSSGFTPTELMRWVHPSLVASTQGTGMGGMTSMQTMYHGNLLGKSKPNDILQEVLPNVVAAHVMQSYVGGYGAMVHPVGACATAAVSVEEGVDKIRLGKADLVVAGGFDDLTLEAIIGFGDMAATADTEMMRAKGISDSKFSRANDRRRLGFLEAQGGGTILLARGDLAVKMGLPVLAVVGYAQSFADGVHTSIPAPGLGALGAGRGGKDSQLARSLAKLGVGADDIAVISKHDTSTLANDPNETELHERLADSMGRSSGAPLFIVSQKTLTGHAKGGAAVFQMMGLCQILRDGVIPPNRSLDCVDDELATSGHFVWVREPLDLRGKFPLKAGLVTSLGFGHVSGLVALVHPEAFIAALDPAERDDYRKRAEQRTLAGQRRLAGAIAGGRPMYEKPADRRFDHDAPEKRQEAAMLLNADARLGDDDLYVR; this is encoded by the coding sequence GTGACGATCTATGAACACGACCGGGTGTCCGCCGGTCGCAACGACGACTCAGGATCCGACAATCGGCAGGCTGACTCCACCCACGCCCTCGTCGATCGGCTGAGCGCCGGTGAGCCCTACGCAGTCGCCTTTGGCGGCCAGGGCAGCGCCTGGCTGGAGACTCTCGAGGAGTTGGTGTCCTCGGCCGGTATCGAGGCCGAACTGGCGACCCTGGCCGGTGAGGCCGAGCTGCTGCTCGAGCCGGTCGCCGCCGAGCTCGTCGTGGTCCGGCCCATCGGGTTCGAGCCCCTGCAGTGGGTCCGCGCTCTGGCTGCCGAGGAGCCGGTGCCGTCCGACAAGCAGCTGACCTCCGCCGCTGTTTCGGTCCCGGGCGTCCTGCTCACCCAGATCGCCGCGGTGCGGGCACTGGCCCGCCAGGGCATGGACCTGGCTGCGACCCCGCCGGTGGCCGTCGCCGGACATTCCCAGGGCGTACTGGGCGTCGAGGCTCTGGCCGCCAAGGGTGCCAAGGACGTGCAGTTGCTGGCGCTGGCGCAGCTGATCGGCGCAGCGGGCACCCTGGTCGCCCGTCGTCGCGGGATCACCGTGCTCGGCGACCGTCCACCGATGGTGTCGGTGACCAATGCCGAGCCCGAGCGCATCTACGAGCTGCTCGAAGAGTTCAGCCAGGACGTGCGCACCGTGCTGCCCCCGGTGCTGTCCATCCGCAACGGCCGGCGCTCTGTTGTGATCACCGGCACACCTGAGCAGCTGTCGCGGTTCGAGCTGTACTGCAACCAGATCGCTGAGAAGGAAGAGGCCGAGCGCAAGAGCAAAGTCCGCGGCGGTGCGGTCTTCGCCCCGGTCTTCGACCCGGTGCAGGTCGAGGTCGGTTTCCACACGCCGCGCCTGGCCGACGGCGTCGACATCGTCGCCCGCTGGGCCGAGGCCGTCGGCATCGACGTCGAGCTGGCCCGCGAGATGACCGAGGCCATCCTCGTCAGCCAGGTGGACTGGGTCGACGAGATCACCGAGCTGCACGAGGCCGGCGCCCGCTGGATCCTGGACCTCGGCCCCGGCGACATCCTGACCCGCCTGACCGCCCCGGTGGTCCGCGGACTCGGCATCGGAATCGTGCCCGCCGCAACCCGCGGTGGCCAGCGCAACCTGTTCACCATCGGCGCGGTGCCCGAGGTGGCCCGTCCGTGGTCCAGCTACGCCCCGACGGTCGTCAGCCTGCCCGACGGATCGGTCAAGCTCTCGACCAAGTTCACCCGGCTCACCGGACGTTCACCGATTCTGCTGGCCGGTATGACCCCCACCACAGTGGACGCCAAGATCGTCGCGGCCGCAGCAAACGCCGGCCACTGGGCCGAACTCGCCGGTGGCGGACAGGTCACCGAGCCGATCTTCAACGATCGCATCGCCGAGTTGGGTGAGCTGCTGGAGCCCGGCCGGGCCATCCAGTTCAACTCGCTGTTCCTCGATCCCTACCTGTGGAAGCTGCAGGTCGGCGGCAAGCGGCTGGTGCAGCGCGCCCGTCAGTCCGGTGCTCCCATCGACGGTCTGGTGGTCACTGCGGGCATCCCTGATCTCGAAGAGGCCGTCGAGTTGATCGGCGAACTCAATGACCTCGGCATCAGCCACGTGGTCTTCAAGCCGGGCACCGTCGAGCAGATCCGCTCGGTGATCCGGATCGCCGCGGAGGTGCCCACCAAGCCCGTCATCGCCCACATCGAGGGCGGTCGCGCCGGTGGCCACCATTCGTGGGAAGACCTCGACGACCTGTTGCTGGCCACCTACTCCGAGCTGCGCAGCCGATCCAACATCACCATCTGCGTCGGCGGCGGCATCGGTACCCCGGAGCGGTCCACCGAGTACCTGTCGGGCCGCTGGTCGGCCGCACACGGTTACCCGCTGATGCCGGTCGACGGCATCCTGGTCGGCACCGCTGCCATGGCCACGCTTGAGGCAACCACGTCACCCGCGGTCAAGCAGCTGCTGGTGGACACCAAGGGCACCGATACCTGGGTGGGTGCGGGCAAGGCCGTCAACGGCATGGCCTCCGGACGCAGCCAGCTCGGCGCCGACATCCACGAGATCGACAACACCGCATCGCGCTGCGGCCGGCTGCTCGACGAGGTTGCCGGTGACGCCGACGCGGTGGCAGCCCGCCGCGACGAGATCATCGCCGCGATGGCCAACACGGCCAAGCCGTACTTCGGCGATGTCGCCGAGATGACCTACCTGCAGTGGCTGCGGCGCTACGTCGAGCTGTCCATCGGTGACGGCAACAGCACCGCCGATTCCAGGCGCGGGGACTCGCCGTGGCTGGACATCACCTGGCGCGACCGCTTCGAGCAGATGCTCAAGCGTGCCGAAGCACGTTTGCACGCACAGGATTTCGGACCGATCGAGACGCTGTTCGACGCTGCCGGTGACGGCGAGGCGCTGCTGGAAGATCCCAAGGCCGCGCTGACCGCACTGGTCTCGGCCTACCCGGATGTCGCCTCCGTGCAGCTGCACCCGGCCGATGTGCCGTTCTTCATCGAGCTGTGCAAGACGCTGGGCAAGCCGGTCAACTTCGTTCCCGTGATCGACAAGGATGTGCGCCGGTGGTGGCGCAGCGATTCGCTGTGGCAGGCCCACGATGCGCGCTACACCGCCGATCAGGTGTGCGTCATCCCCGGCACCGAGGCCGTCGCCGGCATCACCCGGGTCGACGAGCCCGTCGGTGAGCTCCTGGACCGCTTCGAACAGGCCGCTGTCGATCAGGTCCTGGCTGCTGGTGCCCAGCCGCAGGCTGTGCTGTCGCGCCGTCACGGCCGTGACGATGTCACCGGCCCGCTGGCCGTGCTGCTCGACGCCCCCGACGTGCTGTGGGCAGGCCGCACCTCGGTCAACCCCGTGCATCGGATTGCGCCGGCCTCGGAGTGGCAGGTGAACGAAAACCGTTCCGCCACAAACCCGTCCACGGGTGCCCGGCTCGAGGTTGCCGACGATCGGCACGTGGTGCTGTCGGTGCCGCTGTCGGGAACCTGGATCGAGATCCGGTTCACCCTGACCGACGCCATCCGCAGCGGCGGCGCACCGGTCGTCGAGGTCGCCGACGCCGCGACCGCCATGCGTTCGGTGCTCGCAATCGCGGCGGGTGTTGATGGACCCGACGCCCTCCCGCCGGTTGTCGATGGGACCGCCACGGTCAGCGTCGTGTGGAACCCCGAGCAGGTTGCCGACCACACCGGCGTCACCGCCACCTTCGGTGCCCCGCTGGCGCCGACGCTCACCGTCGTCCCCGACGCCCTGGTCGGCCGGTGCTGGCCCGCGGTGTTCGCCGCGATCGGTTCCGCGGCCACTGACTCCGGATTCCCGGTCGTCGAGGGTCTGCTGAGCCTGGTGCACCTGGACCACGCCGCTCACCTGTTGGCGGCGTTGCCGACCGAGCTGGCCGAATTGACCGTCACTGCAACGGCTTCGGCCGCGCATGACACCGAAGTTGGCCGTGTTGTGCCGGTTTCGGTAGTTGTACGCAGCGCAGACGGAACCGAGCTGGCCAAGCTCGAGGAGCGGTTCGCGATCCGCGGCCGCACCGGTGGGGCCGAGTTGACCGACCCGGTCCGGGCCGGCGGCGCGATCTCGGACAACGCCACCGACACCCCGCGCCGTCGCCGCCGCGACGTCACGATCGGTGCGCCCGTGGACATGCGGCCGTTCGCCGTGGTGTCCGGTGACCACAACCCGATCCACACCGACCGGGCCGCCGCGCTGCTGGCCGGTCTGGAATCGCCCATCGTGCACGGCATGTGGCTGTCGGCCGCGGCCCAGCACGTCGTGACCGCCACCGACGGCAAGCCGATTCCGCCGGCCAAACTGGTCGGCTGGACCGCTCGCTTCCTGGGCATGGTCAAGCCGGGCGACGAGGTCGATTTCCGGGTCGACCGGGTCGGAATCGACGTCGGCGCAGAGGTTGTCGAGGTTCAGGCCCGCATCGGTTCCGAGCTGGTGATGGCCGCGACCGCGCGCCTGGCCGCACCCAAGACCGTCTACGCGTTCCCCGGCCAGGGCATCCAGTCCAAGGGCATGGGCATGGAGGTCCGGGCCCGGTCCAAGGCCGCACGCAAGGTGTGGGACAAGGCCGACAAGTTCACCCGCGAGACGCTGGGCTTCTCGGTGCTGCACGTGGTCCGCGACAACCCGACGTCGCTGATTGCCTCCGGTGTGCACTACGAGCACCCCGAGGGCGTGCTGTACCTGACGCAGTTCACCCAGGTCGCCATGGCCACGACGGCTGCGGCCCAGGTTGCCGAGATGCGTGAACAGGGCGCGTTCGTCGAAGGTGCGATTGCCTGCGGTCACTCCGTCGGCGAATACACTGCGCTGGCGTGTGTTTCCGGCGTCATCGAGCTCGAAGGTCTGCTGGAAGCCGTGTTCCACCGCGGCTCGAAGATGCACGACATCGTGCCGCGTGATGAGCGGGGCCGGTCCAACTACCGGCTGGCCGCGATCCGGCCGTCGCAAATCGATCTCGCCGACGAGGATGTCGAGGACTTCGTCGCGCAAATTGCGGCGAACACCGGAGAATTCCTACAGATCGTGAACTTCAACCTGCGCGGATCGCAGTATGCGATCGCCGGCACCGTGCGCGGTCTGGAGGCGCTGGAGGAAGAGGTCGAGCGTCGTCGCGAGATCAGCGGTGGCAAGCGGTCGTTCATCCTGGTGCCTGGCATCGACGTGCCGTTCCACTCCAGCGTGCTGCGGGTGGGCGTGGACGATTTCCGGCGCAGCCTGGAACGCGTTCTGCCGCGCGACCGGGATCCAGAGCTGGTGGTCGGGCGCTACGTCCCGAACCTGGTGCCCCGGCCGTTCACATTGGACCGCGATTTCATTCAGGAGATCCGCGACCTGGTGCCGGCCGAGCCGCTCGACGAGATTCTCGCCGACTACGACACCTGGCGTAACGAGAAGCCAAGCGAGTTGATGCGCAAGGTCGTGATCGAGCTGCTGGCATGGCAGTTCGCGAGCCCCGTGCGTTGGATCGAGACCCAGGACCTGCTGTTCATCGAGGAGGCCGCGGGCGGACTCGGGGTGGAGCGGTTCGTCGAGATCGGCGTGAAGAACGCGCCGACGGTCGCCGGCCTGGCCACCAACACGCTCAAGCTGCCCGAATTCGCCCACAGCACCGTCGAGGTGCTCAACGCCGAGCGCGATGCCGCGGTGCTGTTCGCCAGCGACACCGATCCGGAGCCGGAGCCTGAGTTGGAGGAGGCTCCCACGGAGTCTTCCGCTGAAGCTGCTCCTGCCGCCGCGGCTGCACCGGCACCGGCGGCTGCACCGGCCGCCCCGTCGGGCGGTCCCCGCCCGGAGGACATCGGCTTCGACGCAGCCGATGCCACTGTCGGCCTCATCGCGTTGAGCGCCAAGATGCGTATCGACCAGATCGAGGGGCTGGACTCCATCGAGTCCATCACCGACGGTGCGTCCTCGCGCCGCAACCAACTGCTGGTTGACCTGGGTTCCGAGCTCAACCTGGGTGCCATCGACGGTGCCGCCGAGGCGGACCTGGGCGCGCTGAAGGGCCAGGTCAGCAAGCTGGCCCGTACCTACAAGCCGTTCGGACCGGTTCTCTCGGACGCCATCAACGATCAGCTGCGCACGGTGTTCGGTCCATCGGGCAAGCGTCCGGCCTACATCGCCGAGCGGGTCAGCAAGACCTGGGAGCTGGGTCCGGGCTGGGCCAAGCACGTCACCGTCGAGGTGGCACTGGGCACCCGTGAGGGCAGCAGCGTGCGCGGCGGCGACCTGGGTGCGCTGCACGCCGGTGCGCTGGCGACCGCGGCCGATGTGGACAAGGTGATCGATGCCGCGGTGGTCGCTGTCGGTGCCCGCCAGGGCGTTCCGGTGAGCCTGCCGTCGGCCGGTGGCGCCGGTGGTGGCGGCGTGGTGGATTCGGCCGCGCTGAACGAGTTCGCCGAGAAGGTCACCGGTCCCGACGGCGTGCTGGCCTCGGCCGCGCGCCTGGTGCTGGGCCAGCTCGGCCTGGATACGCCCGTGGGTGTCTCCGAAGCGTCGACCGACGCTGAGCTGATCGACCTGGTCACCACCGAACTCGGTTCGGACTGGCCGCGATTGGTGGCTCCGGCATTCGACGGCAAGAAGGCCGTCGTGTTCGACGACCGCTGGGCCAGTGCGCGTGAGGACCTGGTCAAGCTGTGGCTGGCCGACGAGGGCGAGATCGACGCCGACTGGCAGCGCCTGTCCGAGCGATTCGAAGGCGCCGGGCATGTCGTTGCCACGCAGGCGAATTGGTGGCAGGGCAAGGCTCTGGCCGCTGGGCGTACCATCCATGCATCGCTGTTCGGTCGCATCGCGGCCGGTGCGGAGAACCCTGGCAAGGGCCGCTACACCAATGAGGTCGCCGTGGTGACCGGTGCGTCGAAGGGCTCCATCGCCTCTTCGGTCGTCGGGCAGCTGCTCGACGGCGGTGCCACCGTCATCGCCACCACCTCGCGTCTGGACGACGACCGGCTCGCGTTCTACAAGAAGCTCTACCGCGAGAACGCCCGCTTCGGCGCCACCCTGTGGGTAGTCCCGGCCAACATGGCGTCCTACTCCGACATCGACAAGCTGGTCGAGTGGGTGGGTAGCGAGCAGATCGAAAGCCTTGGGCCGCAATCGATTCACCTCAAGGATGCGCAGACTCCGACGCTGCTGTTCCCGTTCGCCGCACCGCGCGTGGCCGGGGACCTCTCGGAGGCGGGTTCACGCTCCGAGATGGAGATGAAGGTGCTGCTGTGGGCCGTGCAGCGGCTCATCGGTGGGCTGTCGACGATCGGTGCCGAGCGTGACATCGCCTCGCGCCTGCACGTGGTGCTGCCGGGCTCGCCCAATCGCGGCATGTTCGGCGGCGACGGTGCGTACGGCGAATCCAAGTCGGCGCTCGATGCGTTGGTGAACCGCTGGAGTGCGGAAAGCTCGTGGGCCGAGCGGGTCAGCCTGGCGCACGCGTTGATCGGCTGGACCAAGGGCACCGGGCTGATGGGCCACAACGACGCCATCGTCAGCGCGGTCGAGGAGGCCGGCGTCACCACCTACAGCAGTGCGCAGATGGCAGCCATGCTACTGAACCTGTGCACGGTGGAGTCCAAGGTGGCCGCGGCCAACGCGCCGATCAAGGCCGACCTGACCGGCGGCCTGGGCGACATCAAGATCGACATGGCCGAGCTCGCCGCCAAGGCTCGCGAGGACATGTCAAGTGCCGCAGCCGAATCCGAAGAAGAAGAGGTTGGTGTCCTGGCGGCACTGCCGTCCCCCCCGCGCGGGCACAACCCGGCGCCCGCGCCGGAGTGGGCCGACCTCGACGTCGACCCGGCCGACCTGGTGGTCATCGTCGGTGGTGCCGAGCTCGGGCCGTACGGCTCGTCCCGCACGCGCTTCGAGATGGAGGTCTCCGGCGAGCTGTCGGCGGCCGGCGTGCTGGAACTGGCCTGGACCACCGGTCTGGTCAAGTGGGAAGACGATCCCAAGGCCGGTTGGTACGACGCCGAAACCGGTGAGCTGGTGCCCGAATCGGAGATCGTGGAGCGCTACCACGACGCCGTGGTTGAGCGCTGCGGTATTCGCGAGTTCGTTGATGACGGCGCGATCGATCCCGATCACGCCTCGCCGCTGCTGGTCAGCGTGTTCCTGGACAAGGACTTCAGCTTCGTCGTGTCCAGCGAGGCCGACGCCCGGGCGTTCGTGTCCTTCGACCCCGAGCACACTGTGGCTCGGCCGGTGCCGGATTCCGGTGACTGGCAGGTGATCCGCAAGGCGGGCACCGAGATTCGGGTTCCGCGCAAGACCAAGCTGTCGCGCACAGTCGGCGCCCAGATCCCCACCGGGTTCGACCCGACGGTGTGGGGCATCACCCCGGACATGGCCAACTCGATCGACCGGGTTGCGCTGTGGAACATCGTCGCCACCGTAGATGCGTTCCTGTCCTCGGGCTTCACCCCGACCGAACTGATGCGCTGGGTGCACCCGAGTCTGGTGGCCTCCACGCAGGGCACCGGCATGGGCGGCATGACCTCGATGCAGACCATGTACCACGGCAACCTGCTGGGTAAGTCCAAGCCGAACGACATCCTGCAGGAGGTGCTGCCGAACGTTGTTGCGGCACACGTCATGCAGTCCTATGTCGGCGGGTACGGCGCGATGGTCCACCCGGTCGGCGCCTGCGCCACAGCGGCCGTCTCGGTCGAGGAGGGTGTCGACAAGATCCGTCTCGGCAAGGCGGACCTGGTGGTGGCCGGCGGCTTCGACGACCTGACCCTGGAAGCCATCATCGGCTTCGGTGACATGGCGGCCACCGCCGACACCGAGATGATGCGGGCCAAGGGCATCAGCGACTCGAAGTTCTCGCGCGCCAACGACCGTCGTCGTCTCGGCTTCCTGGAAGCCCAGGGCGGTGGCACCATCCTGCTGGCCCGCGGTGACCTGGCTGTCAAGATGGGCCTGCCGGTGCTGGCCGTGGTCGGTTACGCGCAGAGCTTCGCCGACGGTGTGCACACCTCGATCCCGGCTCCCGGGCTCGGTGCTCTTGGCGCTGGGCGTGGCGGCAAGGACTCGCAGCTGGCCCGGTCGCTGGCCAAGCTGGGGGTGGGTGCCGACGACATCGCGGTGATCTCCAAGCACGACACCTCGACGCTGGCCAACGATCCCAACGAGACCGAGCTGCACGAGCGGCTGGCCGACTCGATGGGCCGTTCGTCCGGTGCTCCGTTGTTCATCGTCAGCCAGAAGACGCTGACCGGGCACGCCAAGGGCGGCGCGGCGGTGTTCCAGATGATGGGTCTGTGCCAGATCCTGCGCGACGGCGTCATCCCGCCGAACCGCAGCCTGGACTGCGTCGATGACGAGCTGGCCACCTCCGGCCACTTCGTCTGGGTGCGCGAGCCCCTCGACCTGCGCGGGAAATTCCCGCTCAAGGCCGGTCTGGTCACCAGCCTCGGGTTCGGTCACGTGTCGGGTCTGGTTGCCCTGGTGCACCCGGAGGCGTTCATCGCAGCGCTCGATCCGGCCGAGCGCGACGACTACCGCAAGCGGGCCGAGCAGCGCACGCTGGCCGGTCAGCGTCGGTTGGCCGGGGCGATCGCCGGCGGGCGGCCGATGTACGAGAAGCCTGCCGACCGCCGGTTCGACCACGATGCGCCCGAGAAGCGTCAGGAAGCAGCGATGTTGCTGAATGCGGACGCCCGCCTCGGTGACGACGATCTGTATGTGCGGTGA
- a CDS encoding MerR family transcriptional regulator, with product MVEYRLEDLARISGVSTRNIRAYRERGLLDSPRRVGRSAYYGERHLDQLTAIGQLLAKGFNSAHIAEFFAALRGGKDLSDALGVEDSGWSRPTTLPLNVDPADDDVRALAEFGLVHIVDGSVEVTDPALVALAGGAADHRRLVRSMAHLCRATGAAIDHLAESAAAAVTECRGGPSDAGLPELARAVVSARVDRALRAGVAAAD from the coding sequence TTGGTTGAGTACCGTCTTGAGGACCTGGCGCGTATTTCCGGCGTCAGCACTCGCAATATCCGCGCCTATCGTGAACGCGGGTTGCTGGATTCACCGCGCCGCGTCGGACGCTCGGCGTACTACGGCGAGCGCCACCTCGATCAGTTGACAGCGATCGGCCAGCTACTGGCAAAGGGTTTCAACTCGGCGCACATCGCCGAGTTCTTCGCCGCTTTGCGTGGCGGCAAGGATCTGTCCGACGCCTTGGGGGTCGAGGACTCGGGCTGGTCCCGGCCGACGACGCTGCCATTGAATGTGGACCCGGCCGACGACGACGTCCGTGCGCTGGCCGAATTCGGGTTGGTGCACATCGTGGACGGCTCCGTCGAGGTGACCGATCCAGCGTTGGTCGCGCTCGCCGGCGGTGCGGCGGACCATCGGCGTCTCGTCCGCAGCATGGCCCATCTCTGCCGGGCGACCGGCGCAGCGATCGATCACCTGGCTGAGTCGGCTGCCGCTGCGGTCACCGAATGTCGGGGCGGCCCTTCTGATGCCGGTTTGCCCGAGCTGGCCCGCGCGGTGGTCTCGGCCAGAGTGGACCGGGCCCTGCGTGCGGGCGTGGCCGCCGCCGACTGA
- a CDS encoding nitrate/nitrite transporter translates to MRPWIVWATGLLAYIIAVLDRTTLGVSGLQAADRFAASPSVLSTFVVLQVIVYAAAQVPAGLLLDRFGSRLLIVCGAALMTAGQLVLALSESLPAAIGARAIVGLGDALTFISVLRLVPCWFEPARVPLVAQLTGICGQLGQVLSAVPFLAILTGRGWTPAYLSVAAFGLVVIVLALALIRNTPPGSTMTSEPISLHTTLSRIKTVWLRPGTRLGFFTHMGTQFSVTVFALMWGVPYLTVAQGLSETAAGSLLTVSVVAAISAGIMIGIFTGRHPHRRSRLVLWIIASNALVWTVVLALPGPAPVWLLVVLIVVISVGGPGSMVGFDFARTFNPSHTLGTAQGMVNMGGFLAALLVMQAMGLILSGTDSYSFASFRAAWSVQYAVWILATIGILITRHKTRRLLAAEQERMLLESFETHPGR, encoded by the coding sequence GTGCGTCCCTGGATCGTTTGGGCCACCGGACTACTTGCGTACATCATCGCGGTTCTCGATCGCACCACCCTCGGCGTCTCGGGCCTGCAGGCCGCCGACAGATTTGCCGCAAGCCCGAGTGTGCTGTCCACATTCGTGGTGTTGCAGGTGATCGTCTACGCCGCGGCCCAGGTTCCCGCCGGACTGCTGTTGGACCGCTTCGGTTCCCGTCTGCTCATCGTCTGCGGTGCCGCGCTGATGACCGCCGGGCAGCTCGTGCTCGCACTCAGCGAGTCACTACCCGCGGCCATCGGTGCGCGAGCCATCGTCGGTCTTGGCGACGCACTGACCTTCATCTCGGTGCTCCGCCTGGTGCCCTGTTGGTTCGAGCCGGCTCGCGTCCCCTTGGTGGCCCAGTTGACGGGCATCTGCGGCCAGCTCGGCCAGGTCCTCTCCGCGGTCCCGTTCCTGGCGATCCTCACCGGAAGAGGTTGGACGCCCGCCTATCTGTCGGTCGCCGCCTTCGGGCTTGTGGTGATCGTGTTGGCGCTGGCCCTGATCCGCAACACGCCCCCCGGTTCGACGATGACGTCCGAGCCGATCTCACTGCACACCACCCTGTCTCGCATCAAGACCGTCTGGCTGCGACCCGGTACCAGGCTCGGGTTCTTCACTCACATGGGCACGCAGTTCTCGGTGACGGTGTTCGCGTTGATGTGGGGAGTGCCCTATCTCACAGTGGCGCAGGGGCTTTCGGAGACGGCAGCGGGCTCGCTGCTGACCGTCTCGGTGGTGGCCGCCATCTCGGCCGGGATCATGATCGGCATATTCACCGGGCGCCATCCGCACCGCCGGTCACGCCTGGTGCTCTGGATCATCGCGAGTAACGCGTTGGTGTGGACCGTGGTACTGGCCTTGCCCGGCCCGGCGCCGGTGTGGTTGTTGGTGGTACTCATCGTCGTCATCTCGGTGGGCGGTCCCGGATCGATGGTCGGCTTCGACTTCGCCCGTACTTTCAATCCGAGCCACACCCTCGGTACCGCCCAGGGCATGGTGAACATGGGCGGTTTCCTGGCCGCACTGCTGGTGATGCAGGCGATGGGTCTGATCCTGTCCGGAACGGACAGTTACTCGTTCGCGTCGTTCCGCGCGGCCTGGTCAGTGCAGTATGCGGTGTGGATCCTGGCCACTATCGGAATCCTGATCACCCGCCACAAGACGCGCCGCCTGCTCGCGGCCGAGCAGGAACGAATGCTGTTGGAGAGCTTCGAGACTCACCCGGGTCGGTGA